The following proteins are co-located in the uncultured Draconibacterium sp. genome:
- a CDS encoding family 20 glycosylhydrolase, whose product MRKNLVVLFSFILVIMFESCSNKIPTGEELKLSWEIISNDYSEEAKVKAKFIIENNSDFTFNESNWALFYNQAPRDPLSSNNNTKVEHISGDWFKLSPEKGFKLNPGETKEIEYESEAWFIKESDAAVGPYFVFYDKNGNETGVVAASNYTILPFTLPEQINRHKNDAEPIPTAAWQFDQNKNLEELDASELLPIIPKPVSYKVTGEPVAFDEHVEILYEKGLENEANYLSEFLGNTFDAEFAVSEATEAKSNSVFLALGNISVNGKSKEAYQLDVKKNKSVLIQGSDAAGVFYGIQSLIALLPVDLFVGNEVMVVLSEMQIKDAPRFEYRGMHLDVARNFQTKETVKKAIDILAFYKINNLLFYITEDEGWRVEIEELPELTEIGSHRGHTTKDAIALHPSYGSGPEAYAEGSYGSGYYTRDEFIELIKYAKARHINVIPEIGFPGHSRAAIKAMEARYEKFMALGDEEKANEFRLIDPEETSKYRSAQWYSDNIVNVARPSTYKFYETVVDDIVEIYKEAGVKLEFLHTGGDEVPEGSWSESPMCAALMNEFPEYKDPKNLQAYGTRKVVEMLRSKNLKIGGWEEVALLKDETGRYNPNPEFAGKEVFPYVWNTLGSNTELSYRLANAGYPVIMCNVSNFYFDLAYNKDPREPGLYWGGLGNVRDAWQVAPFDVFTTTGQTAMGEEIDTEKAYEGLERIQPEAKKNIIGVQAQIWAETIKDGEDDLMLRILPKLMGFATTAWSPEREWESISDKNKREVSWDKGWNIFANTLAQKELPRLTLFHGGYNYHVPAPGGKIVDGNLHANSTYPGLIIRYTSDGSEPDVNSTVYTEPVPVSGKVKIKAFDVAGKGSLSMDVE is encoded by the coding sequence ATGAGAAAAAATCTTGTTGTACTATTCAGTTTTATTTTAGTTATAATGTTTGAAAGCTGTTCGAATAAAATACCAACCGGCGAAGAATTAAAACTTTCGTGGGAAATAATAAGTAACGATTACTCGGAAGAAGCCAAAGTAAAGGCTAAGTTTATCATCGAAAACAACAGTGACTTTACCTTTAACGAAAGCAACTGGGCACTTTTTTACAACCAGGCACCACGCGATCCTTTAAGTTCAAATAACAACACAAAAGTAGAGCATATTAGTGGCGATTGGTTTAAACTTTCTCCTGAAAAAGGTTTTAAGCTAAATCCCGGCGAAACTAAAGAAATTGAATACGAAAGCGAAGCCTGGTTTATAAAAGAAAGTGACGCAGCAGTTGGACCTTATTTTGTTTTTTACGATAAAAACGGAAATGAAACCGGGGTAGTGGCTGCAAGCAACTACACCATTTTACCTTTTACTTTGCCCGAACAAATTAACCGTCATAAAAACGATGCAGAACCAATTCCAACCGCAGCCTGGCAATTCGACCAAAACAAAAATCTGGAAGAGCTAGATGCATCTGAATTGTTGCCGATTATTCCAAAACCGGTGAGTTATAAAGTTACCGGTGAGCCGGTGGCTTTTGATGAGCATGTTGAAATACTCTATGAAAAAGGTTTGGAAAATGAAGCCAACTATTTAAGCGAGTTTTTAGGAAACACATTCGATGCCGAATTTGCTGTTTCGGAAGCCACTGAAGCTAAAAGCAATAGTGTATTTCTGGCGCTTGGCAACATATCGGTGAATGGCAAGTCGAAAGAAGCGTATCAGTTGGATGTAAAAAAGAATAAATCGGTGCTTATTCAGGGAAGCGATGCAGCAGGCGTTTTTTATGGTATACAAAGTTTAATTGCGCTTTTACCTGTTGATTTATTTGTAGGAAATGAGGTGATGGTTGTTTTGAGCGAGATGCAAATAAAAGATGCTCCGCGTTTTGAATACCGCGGAATGCATTTGGATGTTGCCCGTAATTTTCAAACCAAGGAAACTGTTAAAAAGGCAATCGACATACTCGCGTTTTATAAAATAAACAACTTGCTTTTTTACATTACCGAAGACGAAGGCTGGCGTGTTGAAATTGAAGAGTTGCCCGAATTAACTGAAATTGGAAGCCATCGCGGACATACCACAAAAGATGCAATTGCGCTTCATCCTTCATATGGATCTGGTCCGGAAGCTTACGCCGAAGGGAGTTACGGAAGTGGTTATTATACCCGCGATGAATTTATTGAGCTTATAAAATATGCAAAAGCACGTCATATAAATGTAATTCCTGAAATTGGATTCCCGGGCCATTCGAGGGCTGCTATTAAGGCAATGGAAGCGCGCTACGAAAAATTTATGGCTTTGGGTGACGAAGAAAAGGCCAACGAGTTTCGTTTGATCGATCCTGAAGAAACATCGAAATATCGTTCAGCACAGTGGTATTCCGATAATATTGTAAATGTTGCTCGTCCTTCAACCTATAAATTTTACGAAACCGTTGTTGATGACATTGTTGAGATATATAAGGAAGCAGGCGTAAAACTCGAGTTCCTGCACACCGGAGGTGATGAAGTTCCGGAGGGATCGTGGAGCGAATCGCCCATGTGTGCAGCGTTAATGAACGAATTTCCGGAATACAAAGATCCTAAAAATCTGCAAGCCTACGGAACCCGCAAAGTGGTTGAAATGCTGAGGAGCAAAAACTTAAAAATTGGCGGCTGGGAAGAAGTTGCTTTGTTAAAAGACGAAACCGGGCGTTACAATCCAAATCCCGAATTTGCCGGAAAAGAGGTGTTCCCTTATGTTTGGAATACACTTGGATCGAATACCGAGTTATCGTACCGGTTGGCAAACGCCGGTTATCCGGTAATTATGTGTAATGTGAGCAATTTTTATTTCGATTTGGCTTACAACAAAGATCCACGCGAGCCCGGTTTATATTGGGGAGGACTGGGAAATGTGCGCGATGCCTGGCAGGTGGCTCCGTTTGATGTATTTACAACCACAGGTCAGACAGCCATGGGAGAGGAGATTGATACCGAAAAGGCGTACGAAGGTCTTGAGCGCATTCAACCGGAGGCAAAAAAGAATATTATTGGTGTACAGGCTCAGATTTGGGCAGAAACCATAAAAGATGGCGAAGACGACCTGATGCTTCGTATTCTTCCCAAATTAATGGGATTTGCAACAACAGCCTGGTCGCCCGAACGTGAATGGGAAAGCATTTCAGACAAAAATAAGAGAGAAGTCAGCTGGGACAAAGGCTGGAATATTTTTGCAAATACACTGGCACAAAAGGAGCTTCCGCGCCTCACACTTTTTCATGGTGGTTACAATTATCATGTACCTGCTCCGGGTGGAAAAATCGTTGATGGAAACCTGCATGCCAATTCCACTTATCCTGGATTAATTATTCGTTATACTAGCGATGGATCAGAACCTGATGTCAATTCAACAGTTTATACTGAGCCGGTTCCTGTATCGGGGAAAGTAAAAATTAAAGCATTTGATGTTGCGGGCAAAGGAAGTTTGTCGATGGATGTGGAATAA
- a CDS encoding heparan-alpha-glucosaminide N-acetyltransferase domain-containing protein produces MAEIKRLISLDAFRGFTIAAMIMVNNPASWSYIYPPLEHAEWNGLTPTDLIFPFFIFIMGVSITLSYAKRLNAGFPKGPIYKKIVIRTIKIFAVGIFLWLFPAFNFENIRVAGVLQRIALVFMASAFLFLNSKWKTQAIVAGVLLVGYWLIMVLIPTPGYGKVMLEPGANIAAWIDSKFLPGYLWQKTWDPEGLLSTLPAIATGISGMLAGHLIISKMEQERKVIYLFSLSFFAFIIGFFWSYLFPLNKNIWTSSFVMVTSGLAGMVLAVSIFFVDMLGRTRFTKPGIIFGSNAIAVYVLADVWRLPFYTLKIGGSSLNVHWMQLFENMEWSMKFGSFTFAALFICFNFIPAWILYKKKIFIKL; encoded by the coding sequence ATGGCTGAGATAAAACGACTTATTTCTTTAGATGCATTTCGGGGTTTTACAATTGCTGCAATGATTATGGTAAATAATCCGGCGAGCTGGAGTTACATCTATCCGCCTTTGGAACATGCAGAGTGGAACGGTTTAACACCAACCGATCTCATCTTTCCCTTCTTTATTTTTATCATGGGAGTTTCCATTACTTTATCGTACGCAAAACGCTTAAATGCCGGTTTTCCCAAAGGACCTATTTATAAGAAAATTGTGATTCGAACGATTAAAATATTTGCGGTTGGAATTTTTCTTTGGTTGTTCCCCGCTTTCAATTTTGAGAATATACGTGTTGCCGGAGTATTGCAACGTATTGCACTGGTATTTATGGCGAGTGCCTTTTTATTTTTAAACTCCAAATGGAAAACACAGGCCATTGTTGCAGGTGTTTTACTGGTTGGTTACTGGCTGATTATGGTACTTATTCCAACACCCGGCTACGGGAAGGTAATGCTTGAACCCGGAGCAAATATTGCGGCCTGGATCGACAGTAAATTTCTCCCCGGATATTTATGGCAAAAAACATGGGATCCGGAAGGACTACTAAGCACGCTTCCGGCCATTGCAACCGGTATTTCCGGAATGCTTGCCGGGCACCTGATTATAAGTAAAATGGAACAGGAAAGAAAGGTCATCTACCTTTTCTCACTTTCGTTCTTTGCATTTATTATTGGCTTTTTCTGGAGTTACCTTTTCCCGCTAAATAAAAATATATGGACCAGTTCGTTTGTAATGGTTACTTCGGGACTGGCTGGAATGGTGTTAGCTGTGAGTATATTTTTTGTAGATATGCTGGGACGTACACGTTTTACAAAACCCGGAATTATATTTGGTTCGAATGCAATTGCAGTTTATGTACTTGCCGATGTTTGGCGCCTGCCTTTTTATACGCTTAAAATAGGAGGAAGCAGTTTAAATGTGCACTGGATGCAACTTTTTGAAAACATGGAATGGAGTATGAAGTTTGGCAGTTTTACCTTTGCCGCACTTTTTATCTGCTTTAACTTTATTCCTGCCTGGATACTTTACAAGAAGAAGATATTTATAAAATTATAG
- a CDS encoding 3-phosphoshikimate 1-carboxyvinyltransferase: MIYQVSAGVKTISGSINLPASKSISNRALIINALSYSPYPIRNLSDSDDTKVLEAALFSNNTKFDIGHAGTAMRFLTAFLAKIAGEWEITGSERMQQRPIAILVDALNKLGARIEYLKNDGCPPLKIFGSHLKGQTIELDGSVSSQYISALLLIAPTVENGLTLKLQGNITSKSYIKLTLELMAKFGIQYQWNGNEIFVAEQNYFARDFTCEADWSGASYWYQILALLDSGEVLLENLQLDSLQGDVNIAAWFEQFGVKSLQKSGGVLLSKTENIQPEKLDIDFLENPDVAQTMACLCVAKGIPFHFTGLKTLKIKETDRIAALQNELAKFGAVINEPEFGELSWDGGISQELKTDNPVINTYHDHRMALAFAPMALAGLALKIDDPMVVTKSYPGFYDDLKQVGFSISE; encoded by the coding sequence ATGATTTATCAGGTTTCAGCGGGAGTTAAAACAATCAGCGGAAGTATCAACTTGCCGGCATCAAAAAGTATCAGTAATCGCGCACTAATTATTAATGCATTAAGTTACAGTCCTTATCCCATCCGGAATTTATCGGATAGCGACGATACCAAAGTATTGGAGGCTGCACTTTTTTCCAATAACACAAAATTTGATATCGGGCATGCCGGAACAGCGATGCGGTTTTTAACTGCTTTTCTGGCAAAAATTGCAGGCGAATGGGAAATTACCGGCTCGGAAAGAATGCAACAACGACCCATTGCCATTTTAGTAGATGCCTTAAATAAGTTGGGTGCCCGAATTGAGTACCTGAAGAACGATGGCTGTCCGCCGCTGAAAATTTTTGGATCGCATTTAAAAGGGCAAACCATTGAATTGGACGGAAGTGTTTCAAGCCAGTACATTTCGGCATTGCTGTTAATTGCGCCAACTGTTGAGAACGGTTTAACTTTAAAATTACAGGGAAATATTACATCAAAATCATACATTAAACTCACCCTCGAGTTGATGGCAAAATTTGGGATTCAATACCAGTGGAATGGTAACGAAATTTTTGTGGCCGAACAAAACTACTTCGCGCGCGATTTCACCTGCGAAGCCGACTGGTCGGGAGCATCCTACTGGTATCAGATTTTGGCATTGCTGGACTCGGGCGAAGTATTGCTTGAAAACCTGCAGCTGGATAGTTTGCAAGGTGATGTAAATATTGCCGCTTGGTTTGAACAATTTGGTGTAAAATCGCTTCAGAAATCAGGAGGAGTTTTGCTTTCGAAAACAGAAAATATTCAGCCCGAAAAACTGGATATCGATTTTCTCGAGAATCCTGATGTGGCGCAAACCATGGCTTGTTTGTGTGTGGCAAAAGGAATTCCATTCCATTTTACAGGATTAAAAACATTAAAGATTAAAGAAACCGACCGGATTGCCGCTTTACAAAACGAACTGGCAAAATTTGGTGCTGTAATCAACGAACCGGAATTTGGAGAGTTGTCCTGGGACGGAGGAATAAGTCAGGAATTAAAAACCGATAATCCGGTAATTAATACCTACCACGATCACCGAATGGCTTTGGCATTTGCACCAATGGCTTTGGCCGGATTAGCTCTTAAAATCGATGATCCAATGGTTGTAACTAAATCGTACCCCGGATTTTATGACGACCTGAAACAGGTTGGTTTTTCCATTTCTGAATAA
- the aroB gene encoding 3-dehydroquinate synthase, which yields MGNSTIYSKIIYSRTLEKELVPFIGKYAKGKVYLATEETVDQLWVSKIDSFCESYGIRKVVIPAGENSKKIESVAKIWQFLSENGGDRKSLLINIGGGMLTDLAGFAATTFKRGIDFLNVPTTLLSQVDASVGGKTGFNFNGLKNEIGTFKEPGAVIINTDFLKTIDEANFISGYAEMIKHGLIYSPEHLEELKSFDYKNIDYDLLQEIIRHSVNVKEYFVANDLTENNIRKALNFAHTVSHAFESLAMEQNRPILHGFGVACGIVAEMYLSVKMCGFPQKDFEVLTKWILKVYGKFEIQESDFERLYELMTHDKKNESGRINFTLIPKVGEIAINQNCDKALIFDALNYYKSL from the coding sequence ATGGGAAATTCAACAATTTACTCGAAAATAATTTATAGCCGGACTTTGGAAAAGGAACTCGTTCCGTTTATTGGAAAATATGCAAAAGGAAAGGTGTACCTGGCAACAGAAGAAACAGTTGATCAACTTTGGGTGTCGAAAATAGATTCCTTTTGTGAGTCATACGGAATTCGGAAAGTTGTTATTCCGGCTGGCGAAAACAGCAAAAAAATAGAATCGGTAGCAAAAATCTGGCAGTTTCTTTCTGAAAATGGAGGCGACAGAAAATCCTTACTCATAAATATTGGAGGAGGAATGTTAACTGATTTGGCGGGTTTTGCAGCTACTACTTTTAAACGCGGAATCGACTTTCTAAATGTGCCAACAACCTTACTTTCGCAGGTTGATGCATCGGTAGGAGGGAAAACAGGATTTAATTTCAATGGATTAAAAAACGAAATTGGAACGTTTAAAGAACCCGGTGCTGTTATTATTAATACCGATTTTTTAAAGACAATCGACGAGGCAAATTTTATTTCGGGATATGCTGAAATGATTAAACACGGTTTAATTTACAGCCCGGAACACCTGGAAGAATTAAAGAGTTTTGATTATAAAAATATCGATTACGATTTACTTCAGGAGATTATTCGTCACTCGGTGAACGTAAAAGAATATTTTGTTGCCAACGATTTAACTGAAAACAATATCCGCAAAGCACTGAATTTTGCACACACGGTTAGCCACGCTTTTGAAAGTTTGGCGATGGAACAAAACCGCCCGATTTTACACGGATTTGGAGTGGCCTGTGGTATTGTTGCAGAAATGTACCTGTCGGTGAAAATGTGTGGTTTTCCGCAAAAAGATTTTGAGGTACTTACGAAGTGGATACTCAAAGTCTACGGGAAATTTGAGATTCAGGAATCGGATTTTGAACGCTTGTACGAACTGATGACACACGATAAAAAGAACGAGTCGGGCAGAATTAATTTTACTTTGATTCCAAAAGTTGGGGAAATTGCCATTAATCAGAATTGCGACAAAGCGCTCATTTTTGATGCTCTAAATTATTACAAAAGTCTATAG